A section of the Acanthochromis polyacanthus isolate Apoly-LR-REF ecotype Palm Island chromosome 1, KAUST_Apoly_ChrSc, whole genome shotgun sequence genome encodes:
- the si:ch211-214j24.10 gene encoding uncharacterized protein si:ch211-214j24.10, translating into MHIKTGTWEASNTVCESDTLCDPAVLVSAANSEPHIRNRRLSPGSGNCGGGGGGGCISGSDQQPQQLSPEGDLVGPGHAHTFSFRREKERKGQQHKGRSLRRESQKGVNRVSERPQKGNPKERWVEDSLSLLKPPPAFPVQDSPAKLQPAVSYASKVKAGAASGALEEDRPAIGVLLQNQWGLSFISEARPVTEGSSPRPAANALPPTDAKHPADLQLATVLTVQAPEETPVPVAASVNPVARAEVDESNGKLLLSCRHVVEALSYHSREWNSICNKQKKDPKRVVWYKDTQEHPA; encoded by the exons ATGCATATCAAAACAG GTACATGGGAAGCCAGCAACACTGTGTGTGAGTCAGATACCCTGTGCGATCCAGCAGTCCTTGTTTCAGCCGCCAACTCTGAGCCTCACATTCGTAACCGCCGTCTGTCTCCTGGATCGGGCaactgtggaggtggtgggggtGGAGGCTGTATTTCTGGAAGTGACCAGCAGCCCCAGCAGCTTTCACCTGAGGGCGACCTCGTCGGTCCCGGCCACGCACACACCTTCAGCTTCCGCAGGGAAAAAGAGCGCAAAGGCCAGCAGCACAAAGGCCGCAGCCTCCGCAGGGAAAGTCAGAAGGGGGTCAATCGAGTAAGTGAGCGGCCACAAAAGGGGAACCCAAAGGAGCGGTGGGTGGAGGACAGTCTGTCTCTGCTCAAGCCCCCGCCTGCCTTCCCCGTGCAGGACAGTCCTGCCAAGCTGCAGCCGGCCGTTAGCTACGCCTCCAAGGTGAAGGCGGGAGCAGCAAGCGGCGCGCTGGAGGAGGACCGCCCTGCCATCGGTGTTCTGCTACAGAACCAGTGGGGTCTAAGTTTCATCAGCGAGGCGAGGCCGGTCACGGAGGGCTCCAGTCCTCGCCCTGCTGCTAACGCCCTCCCGCCCACAGACGCTAAACATCCAGCTGACCTACAGCTCGCCACAGTTCTCACAGTCCAGGCCCCCGAAGAAACGCCCGTTCCAGTCGCCGCCTCCGTTAACCCAGTCGCACGTGCAGAGGTGGACGAGAGCAACGGGAAACTGCTGCTTAGCTGTCGCCATGTAGTGGAGGCTTTGAGCTACCACAGTAGAG AATGGAATTCTATTtgcaacaaacagaaaaaag ATCCAAAAAGGGTTGTCTGGTACAAGGACACCCAGGAGCACCCGGCCTAG